One window of Hydractinia symbiolongicarpus strain clone_291-10 chromosome 3, HSymV2.1, whole genome shotgun sequence genomic DNA carries:
- the LOC130636511 gene encoding uncharacterized protein LOC130636511, which yields MHIFSRCRKTLALQQLLLVKNKLITMRMDLGAQIAVSLLAHIGVFFAANQLMSTTDLPNLRVLLNSSDTNSYDTKVQWLVTSKISIASVQLSIFNDHVTDLFHALPAMKNFTSGVHTFTNLQPNTTHNICLLVRTKQNTHVSKCINVHTKPRDISRLRKIFPRSDSNHLTVLFCILILGLFIAIVASSYNMYLQSLREQKKSEYRILKYYQNEDTLGLNKSNQLRQPLLAANNVYQNEK from the exons ATGCATATATTTTCACGTTGTAGAAAAACGCTTGCACTGCAGCAGCTTCTTTTGGTAAAAAACAAACTAATTACGATGAGAATGGATTTGGGAGCTCAAATTGCTGTATCGCTTCTTGCACATATCGGGGTGTTCTTCGCTGCAAATCAGTTGATGAGTACAACAG aTCTACCGAACCTACGCGTTTTACTAAATTCAAGTGACACTAATTCGTACGATACAAAAGTACAATGGCTAGTCACATCCAAAATCTCCATAGCAAGTGTACAGTTGTCAATCTTCAATGACCACGTGACAGACCTATTTCACGCTTTACCTGCGATGAAAAATTTCACTTCAGGTGTCCATACATTCACTAATCTTCAACCAAACACAACGCATAATATATGTTTACTAGTTCGTACAAAACAGAATACCCACGTCTCGAAATGCATCAACGTTCATACAAAACCGAGAG ATATTTCcagattaagaaaaatatttccacGTAGCGACAGCAATCATTTGACAGTATTGTTTTGCATACTTATTCTCGGACTTTTCATCGCCATCGTCGCTTCGTCATATAATATGTACCTACAATCACTTCGAGAACAGAAAAAGAGCGAATACAGAATTTTAAAATACTATCAAAACGAAGATACACTAGGCTTGAACAAAAG taaTCAACTTAGACAACCCCTGCTTGCAGCTAACAATGTATACCAAAATGAAAAATAg